One window of the Thermodesulfomicrobium sp. WS genome contains the following:
- the selB gene encoding selenocysteine-specific translation elongation factor, which yields MPVIMGTAGHVDHGKTSLIKALTGIDCDRLVEEQKRGITIELGFAYLDVAPQTRIGIVDVPGHERFVKNMVAGAAGIDFVLLVVAADEGVMPQTREHVEICTLLGIRTGIVALTKVDAVEPEWLELVQDEVRGYLAGTFLAEAPMIPVSAHSGQGLDALRAAIAQVAAGFGPYRRSDLFRLPVDRVFTMKGHGTVVTGTSISGAVHVGEEVRIYPGTHRAKVRAIQVHGRPADVALAGERTAINLQGVEVADIARGDVLAAPDSLFPSAVWDVEISCLPSAPRGIRHRTEVHLHHGAREILARVHLLDRERLLPGERAMVQMHLPEPLPSVFGDRCIVRSFSPLRTIAGGRIVNPLGRRLRRKPEAVAALEALAQAEGETLILAQLELAAAAGRSFAELRVLTDVETKALERALQLLASRQQAFLFDRDERRWVGAAVVARLEAECLAVVAALHAKEPLRATISRAELVSSWGRELSPRLAHFVIERLVRSGALAAEGDGVRLFSHQVELGERQSELKERLVYLFAETALMPPSLKALGEHDIDPKAAAPMVRMLLEEGVLIKVSEDLVFHAPAVAALVERVQAYLTEHADMGPAEFRELAGGITRKYSIPLLEYLDKTKVTLRVGDRRQLRRR from the coding sequence ATGCCGGTGATCATGGGCACAGCCGGACATGTGGACCACGGTAAGACGTCGCTCATCAAGGCCTTGACGGGTATCGACTGTGATCGCCTCGTTGAGGAACAGAAGCGCGGCATCACCATCGAGCTGGGATTTGCCTACCTCGATGTAGCCCCACAGACACGTATCGGCATCGTGGACGTGCCGGGTCATGAGCGTTTCGTGAAGAATATGGTGGCCGGGGCAGCGGGTATCGATTTCGTGCTTTTGGTGGTGGCTGCCGATGAGGGCGTCATGCCTCAGACTCGCGAGCACGTGGAAATCTGTACCCTTTTGGGGATCCGCACCGGTATCGTGGCCCTGACCAAGGTGGACGCCGTGGAACCTGAGTGGCTGGAGTTGGTGCAGGACGAGGTGCGTGGCTACCTGGCGGGGACTTTTTTGGCCGAAGCCCCGATGATCCCGGTATCGGCGCATTCCGGCCAGGGGTTAGATGCCTTGCGTGCGGCCATTGCGCAGGTAGCGGCAGGCTTTGGACCGTACCGTCGATCCGACCTCTTTCGGCTACCTGTGGATCGGGTGTTTACCATGAAGGGGCACGGCACCGTGGTGACCGGGACGTCCATCTCGGGGGCGGTGCACGTGGGGGAAGAGGTGCGCATCTATCCCGGGACGCACAGGGCCAAGGTGCGCGCCATTCAGGTGCATGGGCGGCCGGCGGATGTGGCCCTGGCTGGAGAGCGCACGGCCATCAACCTCCAAGGGGTGGAAGTGGCGGATATTGCCCGTGGCGACGTGCTTGCCGCTCCAGACTCCTTGTTCCCGTCAGCGGTGTGGGACGTGGAGATTTCCTGCTTGCCCTCGGCGCCGCGGGGTATTCGCCACCGCACCGAGGTACATCTCCACCACGGCGCCCGGGAGATCTTGGCTCGGGTGCACCTTCTGGACCGGGAGCGGCTTTTGCCGGGCGAGCGGGCCATGGTCCAGATGCATTTGCCCGAACCTTTGCCCTCGGTCTTTGGAGATCGCTGCATCGTCCGTTCTTTTTCCCCGCTGCGCACCATCGCGGGCGGCCGCATCGTCAACCCGTTGGGACGACGATTGCGGCGCAAGCCCGAGGCCGTGGCCGCCCTGGAGGCGTTGGCCCAGGCTGAAGGCGAAACGCTCATCCTCGCTCAATTGGAATTGGCCGCAGCCGCAGGCCGAAGCTTTGCGGAACTGCGCGTGCTCACGGATGTGGAGACCAAGGCCTTGGAGCGGGCGCTGCAGCTTTTGGCCAGCCGCCAGCAGGCCTTTCTCTTTGACCGGGACGAGCGGCGCTGGGTGGGTGCCGCGGTGGTGGCCCGACTCGAGGCCGAGTGCCTTGCCGTCGTGGCCGCACTCCACGCCAAGGAGCCTTTGCGGGCGACGATTTCCCGGGCTGAGCTCGTCTCCAGCTGGGGTCGGGAGCTTTCCCCAAGGCTTGCCCATTTCGTGATCGAGCGTTTGGTGCGCAGTGGCGCCCTGGCGGCCGAAGGAGACGGGGTACGGCTTTTTTCGCACCAGGTGGAGTTGGGGGAGCGCCAAAGCGAGCTCAAGGAACGCTTGGTGTATCTTTTTGCAGAGACGGCGCTGATGCCGCCCAGTCTCAAGGCCCTTGGCGAGCATGATATCGACCCCAAGGCCGCAGCGCCCATGGTGCGCATGCTGCTGGAGGAGGGGGTGCTCATCAAGGTGAGCGAGGACTTGGTGTTTCACGCCCCGGCCGTGGCGGCCCTGGTGGAGCGGGTACAGGCCTATCTCACGGAACATGCCGACATGGGGCCTGCGGAGTTTCGTGAACTTGCTGGCGGCATTACCCGCAAATACTCCATTCCCCTTTTGGAATATCTGGACAAGACCAAGGTTACCTTGCGGGTGGGGGACCGGCGGCAGCTTCGCCGCCGCTAA